The genomic stretch AACAGTCCCATGGAATGGTCACTCAATCAAAGCACACGTTACATTTGTCAGATGGAATTGTATTCCACCTAGTGCCATAACTAAGTCTTCAGCAGACCATTCCATCGTCCTATTATGCCCGCTGTTCCTGGGTGATGGGGGATATGCTAAGACCAGTGCATTCGAGAGGCATAAGCCCCCATTACCCCACTTCTTTTATGGTGAAATGAGTTTGTCAATCAGAAGTTGTACTGTGCAGACAGGTACATAAGACATGTAATAAGTCCATGGATTGTGGCGCTGGTAAGGCACTGGGAAGAACTTCTCGTTACTGCCCAGAGTTGGGAGGTGCATCATTCTCATactcacaatgaaaaaaaaaaaaaggccagattAACTTCAAATTCCTATCTTTTCTCATAACTCACCAGAGAACTGAGGTCACAGAGCAATAATATAGAGATTTGAGGAGAGAGAAGACATGTACCTCATTCACTTCCTGGGAGCGAAATTAAATCAGTAGTTCTCAGAAGTCCTAGGTACTTATctccagacagacagacacacatacacacacttaatTCTATGTGCTTCTTTCTGTACTTAGCATTTAGAATAGAGTTCAGACTAGGAGATGGTACCATTGGTCAGTGGTAAATTCTATTGGGCTATACCGTAAGAAACTAATGGTTGTTTTTGACCTGTAAAAGGCAATTTCTTATGGTTCAACCTAATACATCACTATATTCTGATCAATGGctgttttttaaagttactaTTTGGAAAAAAGTTATATTACTGAATTAGACTAAAATTGTTATTTGAAagtacaagaaaatataaaaagtatgtgaaagtagatttttattacagagcaattttttttctattaattcaatgctttaaataaaacaacataatACCATAAACTGACAATGACCTGGGAGCATGTAAAATACTTAAGGCTGGAGAGGCATTTTTATTCttgataaatttatataataaattcttATGACATTTGATTCCAAATTGTATGTACGAATTGGCTTgacataataatttaaatataaacataaggGAAATTTAAACATTGGCAGTAATTTATACGAGTCAATTCAAGGTTGGTGACTGGAGAAATGTATTAAGAAAAACCTGAGGTCAAAAAAATCTTTAGGAAGCAGCCCTGTAACAACGTACATTTGTAGATCAGGGGCTAAAAATCCACTCTGAATGAATACCATGAAGCAAAGGATGTACAACATCCATCACACATCTGTTTCAAAAACAGCATGTTTCTAAAATGATACATCTCTTTACAAAGTAAACGTTACAGTATTAATAACTATAGAGACACCATTGGGATGAACTCCAGATGCACTGCTGACTTCCACCAAGCACCCCGGGGCCATCGCTTAGGGCATCCATCTTAATCCTGGGGCTTTAAGAACATCTTCTTTGCTTTAATCGGTtttatgtctccattttcatCTTCTTCATAATTGGCATGGTCTCTCTTTCTGGCAAACTTTTTCCCAATTGTCCCCACCAAGGTCTCATATCTGTCAAGAGGACAGACAGCACAcgtttaatttcaaataaaaacgtaGGGATCAAGCCTCGTCAAGAATATCAGACCAAATATGCaataaaaaagattaacaaaaagaaaactatgattAAAAGAAACCATCTGATTTAACAATTTATGAACTTCTCTAAGAGTGATTAAATTCCTTGCCGTTTTGGCGTTTGCATTACCCTAAATAAAAAgagatgtacattttaaaatacacatttccagCAGCTCTGGAAATGGGCCCTCAACTGGCAGCCTGAAACAGGTCTGCGGCCCCCATAGGCCATTAAGAGAAGGCCGATCACAGTCATCGTCCTAATGGGGGACTCCCTTGAAAGCTGCCGTGGACTGTGCGGTAAGAGGAGCATTGCTGGGAGAGCCAATGAATGCTAGGTCCAGATTAGAAAGCTGCTGCGCAGCACGGTTACCTTCTAGCCATCTCTTCATCTGACACATCAAGCTCCACTGTTTCATCTTCAACTTCTTCTGCTTTGTGCTTAGCATTCATCTGAAGCATCAATTTCTGAAAAATACACCAGTGCTGACCTTCAGGCTAGAAAAAGCTTGTGAAAGGAACTGATGTCAAACTTACCTGAAGGCAGAGAAACTGAAGTCAAATAATCTAGAGAACTAGTCAAAATTGATAAGGGACTCTCTGTAATACTTGATACCACAATGGTATAAGAGAAGTCAGCTCTGAGTCAAAAAAATAGTAAGGCAAAGCCCCACTGGATTATACTTAGTGTGAATTTAAAGTGTATTTAAGATCATAAATCTTAGTATTAGTTACTCATATTTAAAGCAGGCATACTGCTGACACATTCCAGTGAGtggggaaagaaataataaactttcagattttctctgaactccccccaccccatctttAAGCCAAATGGAAGAAACACtagtagtcaataataattttaaatgcatctcttggtggtggtggtggtggtgggtggaggaggtgggagaagtgGAAGTCTGGCCCCGTGTAATGGAGGGAATCTATGCACCTCAGCCTCACCCTCCTAAACTTTAAAGTGGATAATGCATCCCATGTAACATCCATGCATCACGAGTCTCGTCTCTCCTCCAACTCTTTCACATAAACCTTTTTGTGATAATTATtctctgaccttttttttttttaaaaaatgtgtaatctCTTCTTTTTAGCAAGAGCAGAAGGAATAAAAGATGAGAAATCAATCTCAACTAGTTTATCTAAGGCTTAAAAGAGTGATAATAGTTCAAAACCTTTTCCTAGGGGGAGTGTACTCAGTGTTACAGAATCCAGTAATTAGGGCCATTTTCTAACACCCGTCCCCATCAAATTCTGCGGGCAGTGGCACCTCTCGTTTCCCATTGCAGCACACGTACTTTGGAATGCTCGCCTATCCAAACCCTACTCTTTGAACACCACATCTTCATAATCCCtgcctttttcttccctctttatcCCACTGCCCAGCCCCTCTCCTTCTCAATCTGAAGCTTAAAGCAGGTCAAAGCGAGACCagcatatattaaaaagaaacacttcTAATACAACACCTTAATTATCACACATGCCTCCTCCCACTCTgccaaaaaagcagaaaaggaaaactaATCTAGAATCTTTCAATAAACTCTGGCAATTGGCTTAGTTAACTGTGGCTCCTAGAGAAGTGGTTCTTAACTGGGGATGATTTTCCCCACCAGGGAACCTGcggcaatgtctggaaacatttttggttgtcacaactgggttGGAGGATGGGGTGTGCGTGTGCTACTGATATTTAGTTGGTAGAGAACAGAGGACAGGGATGTGGTTCATCATTCTCTTAGGAAAGCCACcaccacaaagaattatctggccccaaatgtcaacacTGCCAAGGGCGAGAAACCCTGGCTTCGAGTAATATTTACAAAACTAAAGATTTGTATCTCAAGTGTCCATTTGGTTCATCAAGTACTTGATAGGATGGCTTTTAACATATGAGCCAAAGTtctaaatgaatatttgttaaataaaggTCTGCTTCTCTATCCTGGAGCACGAAAATTCAAATCAATAGCTCAGTTATAAggcaaatattcatttttcaaacaAACTGTCGAAaggattcatttaaaaatctacttaCAAGCTTGGATTACAACTGtccattaaaaagtcaaattacgCAATTCTAAAGTAACATTTTTCcattagaaaaaatacatttataggtgccagaaaataacttttcataaTAGCATCATATGAATAAAATCTTGACGTTCTTGTGAAAGACTCaacttgaaattttattatttacggTGGCACTGTCAAGGGCTGTATACTGCTATATGAAATTATCTACTCACCTCTACCATAAAACTAGACTGCAATGTCTCCAATTTCTTTAAATAGCTATGGCGATATTTCAAGACTTGTTATTTTCTATATAATGAGTAGAAATGGTACCTGGTGGAGAAACACCTAAGCCCAATTAttagcagaaaaaaattcaattggaaaaatttttaatttgaagcaATTATATTTAATACCTCAACCTCAGGATTAAATCCTCTGAATGACATTCTTCCGTAGAGAAGATCTTCACATAGTAAGAAACTCTGCTCTTCTATTATGAAACTCCTacatgggaaaataaaaatagcatttctcCGTATATAAAGCACAGCAAACAAAAGCCAACactttgaataaaaaaaaaatcaacctatgGTTCTCAGTAGAATGAAGTAAAAACACAGTAAGATTTCTAACTTAgcgttaaaaataaaatctgattaaTTTGGTCAGCAAAGGCATTAGGAGACAAGAGCAGGAGGCTGGAGGCACAGCCTCTCTTAAACACCACATTTAATTTGCGTAAATATCTACATAATATAAAGATCTAAAGTATTGACAATAAACTTGAATTTGCCAAAGTTGAAGCaaagtttcttttctgtttacatCCCCTCAccatattttttttcaattctttttcagaaaggaaataatatgtaTGTAAAAAAACACATACGGTATACAATGACACACTACTCCAAATCATTTTACTAAAGTTTCTGGCATATTTTGTCTTTCGTTCTCAGGGATTTCAAAAATTCCATTCTCTAATTATCAAAGTAGCACATTTTAAGGAACataatttggaaaacagaataaagtaTGAGTTTATAAACTGCCTGTAAGTTCCTTACCAGGAGGTTAAAAAGGACtgttaatatatttgaatatttccttccagtcttttttatACTTGCATTTACGTTGATTGTTGAACACTGGTCTGAGCTGTGTGGTgcacttatacacagatttttttcaaaaaatttcaatagtttttggggaacaggtggttttttggttacatggataaattctttagtggtgacttcTGAGATTTTGCCCCCACCAAATTCTTATTACAAATCCAGGTGAAGTAGTGGGAAATCAGAGGCTTGGGCAGCTTTAAACAGTCTTATCAGTCAGAGCTCTTAGCTATGAACACCAAAGGCTGACCCTGGATGACTtcagcagagaaagaatttactgTAAGAACACTGCAGGCTCTGCATTTCCAAGGGGggctggttccaggaccccttgTGGATATCAAAATCTGTGATAAAAAGAGCCAGCTGTACTGGGCATCTCAGAATCACCGGGAAGGCTGGAGGGGCAGAACAGGAAGATGGGCAGAAATAACGGTCGCTAGGTGGTTGCACCAAAACCAAAATCATGCTAAAGAATGACCCTAGGGAAACCACTGCTGCTGCTGACAGGGCTGAGCACGACACCACTGACGGCACTGGGGCAGGCTGCGTTCCCTGGACCAGGATGTTACTGTCTCCAGCAGAATTTCTCTGCTGAGTCACCACCACATGACCCTAAATCCAAGGTGACATATCTATCTCCAGCCTGTCCATAAACCCTAAAGCATGGCAGGAAAGCAAACATGTGGCTTTTAAGGCTTGTTTGCTGGAGTAGGCTCTGATTCTCATAAAGATTCCCTCATGCAACACTTATTAAACCAAACTGGGTGTATTAAATCAAACTGCGGAAACAGCCACCAATAAAAGAGcctcagctgggcatagtggcggacgcctgtagtcccagttactcaggtggctgaggcaggagaactgcttgcatcccagaagtggaggttgcagtgagccaagattgtgccactgcactccagcctgggtgacagtgcgaaaCACtcgcctccaaaaaaaaaaaaaaaaaaaaagaaaaaagaaaaaaaaagagcctctGCTCTCATGGAGGTTACAGTCTATAGAAAGAGGGGCCAAATAATGAATCAAACATGAAACATTCATATCACACAATGGATGAAAATAAAGCAGGTTATTCCATCCCTAGCTCTAGGGGAGTAATTGGTATGGAACTAGCTTTCCCGCGCCATAACTATATAAAACaggacaaaatataaaatgaccaTTTTCAGATAATGAACAAGTCCAAGCATATGACCGTGATGCCTgagagaagaaaatcaaatgaagTGAGCCCCATGAATGTGGAGCTTTCTGCCTGGAGGCAATTTCCAGATTGTGGGGCGGGGAGTGGGGGACTCACACAAAGCCCTGTCTTGCTGAGCTTAAGAGACAAAGTGTTTCACTGGGGCtttagttgaaaaaaataaagacacaaactGAAATCTGGCGTTATGGCAGTGGCTGGAATATCTGGGTGAGGATACCACTGAAAGGGAGCTACACTATGGAGTTCAGGACCTGCATATTGGG from Nomascus leucogenys isolate Asia chromosome 2, Asia_NLE_v1, whole genome shotgun sequence encodes the following:
- the MPHOSPH6 gene encoding M-phase phosphoprotein 6, which encodes MAAERKTKLSKNLLRMKFMQRGLDSETKKQLEEEEKKIISEEHWYLDLPELKEKESFIIEEQSFLLCEDLLYGRMSFRGFNPEVEKLMLQMNAKHKAEEVEDETVELDVSDEEMARRYETLVGTIGKKFARKRDHANYEEDENGDIKPIKAKKMFLKPQD